The following coding sequences lie in one Saimiri boliviensis isolate mSaiBol1 chromosome 6, mSaiBol1.pri, whole genome shotgun sequence genomic window:
- the CD3E gene encoding T-cell surface glycoprotein CD3 epsilon chain — MHSGARWRVLGLCLLSVGIWGQDGNEEIGDTTQNPYKVSISGTTVTLTCPRYDGQEIKWLVNDQNKEGHEDHLLLEDFSEMEQSGYYACLSKETPTEEASHYLYLKARVCENCVEVDVMAVATIVIVDICITLGLLLLVYYWSKNRKAKAKPVTRGVGSGGRQRGQNKERPPPVPNPDYEPIRKGQRDLYSGLNQRGI; from the exons ATGCACTCAGGCGCTCGCTGGAGAGTTCTAGGCCTCTGCCTCTTATCAG ttggCATCTGGGGGCAGGACG GTAATGAAGAGATTG GTGATACTACCCAGAACC CATATAAAGTTTCCATCTCAGGAACCACAGTAACACTGACATGCCCTCGGTATGATGGACAGGAAATAAAATGGCTCGTAAATGATCAAAACAAAGAAGGTCATGAGGACCACCTGTTACTGGAGGATTTTTCAGAAATGGAACAAAGTGGTTATTATGCCTGCCTCTCCAAAGAGACCCCCACAGAAGAGGCGAGCCATTATCTCTACCTGAAGGCAAGAG TGTGTGAGAACTGCGTGGAGGTGGATGTGATGGCGGTGGCCACAATTGTCATAGTGGACATCTGCATCACTCTGGGCTTGCTGCTGCTGGTTTACTACTGGAGCAAGAATAGAAAGGCCAAGGCCAAGCCCGTGACACGAGGAGTGGGTTCTGGTGGCAGGCAAAGGG GACAAAACAAGGAGAGGCCACCACCTGTTCCCAACCCAGACTATGAG CCCATCCGGAAAGGCCAGCGGGACCTGTATTCTGGCCTGAATCAGAGGGGCATCTGA